From Piscinibacter gummiphilus:
GGATCACCGGAACGTCACTTGCGCTGCTTCAGGTAGAACGCGAGGATCGATCCCGCGGCCATGTGCATGTCTTCGATCACGCCGTACTGGTCGCTCTCGACGTGGAAGCAGATGTCGACGTCCTTGCGAAGCTTGCCGCCGGTAAAGCCGGTGAGGCCCACGGTGGTGGCGCCCACGCTCTTCGCGTAGTCGTTGGCCTTGAGCACGCTCGGCGAGTTGCCCGAGCCCGAGATGATGACCACCAGGTCACCCTTGCCGCACAGGTTGCGCAGCTGGCGCGCAAAGATCTCGTCGTAGCCGAGGTCGTTGCCGATGGCCGTCATGAAGGCGGTGTTGTCGTTGAGCGAGATGCAGCGGATGAGCGGCTTGTTCACGCGCTCCGCCGTCTTCGACCAGTCGGTGGCGATGTGCGAGGCAGTGGCGGCCGAGCCGCCGTTGCCCATCACGAAGATGGTCTTGCCCGACTTCTCGACCTTCTCGATGGCCTTCGCGATCTTCTCGAGCGCGGCGTAGTCGAAACGCTCCCACTGCTCGAGTTCGCGGTCGCGGTACCACTCGGCGAAGGCACGCACCGACAGGCCGCCGGGGCCCGTGCCCGTCATGTTGGAAGCCGCGAGGCCCGGCGTCTTTTTCTCCTGGATCTTCGGGGCTTTGGACTTGGCATTCGCCTGCTTGCTCATGACGTTCTTTCGCTTCTGTGTGTGGATCGGGAAAGCTCGAAAGATTGTATTGGCGGGATCTCTCGGAACCCTCTGTCGGCAGCACTCGCGGGCCCCCCTAGGTGAGCGGGGACCAACAGGCAACCCGCGACATTCCGCACACGCCGCGCGCGATGCGCCGCTCGTCACGAAGGTTTCATGAAGGGTACGAAGAGATCGGCCTGCTGCTCGATCCACAGCGGGTCGAAGTGGCTCTCGTCGTAGTAGATGGGCCGCTTCAACGCTTCGTCGTACACGCGGCACGAGGTCTCGTTGCACAGGCGACCTCGCAGGCTCACGCGGTGAAAGCCCGGCGTCGACCCGAGCCCCTCGAACAAGGGTTCCATCCAGCCGGTCTGCGCCCGCAGGGTAGCCACCGGCAGGCTCAGACGCACCTGGCCGTACCAGAACTGCTCGCGGGCCACACGGTCGGCCACACGCAGGGTGGATTCGGGCGCACTGTCAACGAGCACGACGGTCTTGCCCTGCGCCAGCGTGGCCATCACCGCGGCGCGCAGTTCATCGAGCACCACGCGCTGCTTGGCCGACAGCGAGGCCGGCTCGGTGCAACTTCCGCTGGCCGACAGATGGCAATACGGCGCACCAGCCAACCCGATGGTGGCCCACCGCGCCGCGACGACCACGCTGTCGTAGGGCTCGTGCTGCGCCTTGCGCCAGGCCTCGGCCGCGTACTCCGCGCAGTGGTAGCCGGGCTGCGTGCGGCGCAGGTTCGGCACCGGCGGGCACTCGGCCGCGGTGTAGAAGTCGACCGAGCCCGGGCTGTGCGCCACGAACCAGGCATAGAAGTGCTCGGCATGCGAGTCGCCGATCACCAGCACGCGGGCGGGTGTGTGCTTCTCGATGCGGCAGGGCTTGATCTCCTGCAAGGGCTTCTTGTAGTTGCTGCAGGCATCGGGAAAGTAGCGTGAGTTCACCGAGGCCCAGTACCCGTCGTAGGACTCGCCACGACCCGGCTTGCGAAACGGCAGGCCTGCGGTCGCCAACACGGCGAACGCCACCAGGCCGGCCACCGCCATCGTCGCCATCGGTGCCGCCACGCTGCGCAGCCAACCTGCCCCGCGGTGCTTGAACGGGCGCTCGACGAAGGTGTACGAAGCCCAGCCCAGCAACACCGAAGCGCACGCGATGGCCGCGGCGCTGGCCCACGGGTAGGCCTGCGGAACGTCGGTGAGGCGCAGGCCGATGATGAGCGGCCAGTGCCAGAGGTAGATCGAATACGACCACAGGCCGAGGCCTTGCAGCACCGGGTGGCGCAACACGCGGTTGTCGGCATCGGCCCACAACACCATCGCCGTGCCGAGCACTGGCAGCACGAGCCAGGCACCGGCGCCAACGGTGCGCACGCGCGCGGCGGCGATCAGCAGCGCGCCGACGAGCACCAGTGCCAGGCCGAGATGGCTGACCCACGGCCGCCAGCGGCCGGCAGCGGATGGACGCGCGAGCAGTGCCACCAGCGCGCCCGCCAGCAACTCCCACATGCGCGCGGGCAACAGGAAGAAGCCACTCTCCGCCGCCCGGCGCGACAGCCACAGGTGCCACACGAGCGACGCCAGCAGCAGCAACGCCACGCCCGCCACGGCGAGCGTCTTGCGGCGTGCCGGTGGCGCCCAGCGCGTGATAACGATCAGCAGCAGCGGATACAGCAAGTAGAACTGCCACTCCACCGAGAGCGACCAGGTGTGCAGCAGCCACAACGAATCGCCCGCATGCGTGATGTAGCCGCTGTGCGCGAAGAAGTAGTGGTTCGACACGAACGCCAGCGCACGCACGCCCTGCTCGGCCAGTCGCTGCATGTCGAAGGGCGGCAGCCACGCCGCACCGGCCACGAGCAGCAGCAACACCAGCGCAGCCAGCGCCGGCCAGATGCGCGCGGCGCGGCGCGCGAGGTAGTCGGCGTAGCTGAAGCGACCAGCGTCGAGCCGACGCCACACCATCTGCGTCATCAGGTAGCCCGACAGCACGAAGAACACGTCGACGCCGATGAAGCCGCCGGTCGCCCCCTTGATCTGCAGATGGAACGCAACGACGAGCGCGACTGCCAGGCCCCGCAGCCCGTTGAGGTCGAGCCGGTAGTCGTCTCTGGCGGGGCTCATGCGGCGCGCGAGACGGGCGCCAGCCGGTCGAGCAGCGCGACTAGACGCTCGCGCGCTTCGAGCCGGGTGAAGGTGTGGTCGGCGTCGGGCACGAAGTCGAGCGACGCGAGCTGGCGTTCGATCAGCCGATCGATCGCGCTCCCACCCTGCTTGCGCAGCAGGTCGTAGCCGGGTGCACGCGCCGCAAAGACGAAGCGAAGGCGGATCCCCTGCCGCACCGCTTGCGAGAGCTCATCGGCCAGGTCGTCTTGCAGCGGGATGCGCAGCCGCCGCGCCAGACGCAGCAGATACGGCTCGATGTGCCCCCAGGTGCGCCTGAGCCCGACCTGCACGATGACACGCGCGTCGAGCTGCCCGCGCAGCAGCTTGAGCCAGGGCTCGCGGGTGAAGACCTTGTCGCGGTAGCGCGAGGTGAGTTCGGCCAGCTCGTAGTCCTTCACGTCGCGCAGCGTGTCGCCGTCATGCCAGAAGTAGGTGAGCGGGTTGATCACGGTCGACGAGACCACGGGCTGCCCCGCCACCGCCGCCTTGAACGCGTGGTAGCCGCCCGAGCACAGGCCCAGCAGGTGGCACTCGTCGGCGCCCAGCTCGCCGCGCAGGTAGGCCAGCGCGTCGGTCACGTCCTGCATCGCGTGGGCGGAGTAGACGACGTTCTCCGGCGCACCGGGGCGCGCGGGGCTGTCGCCCACGCCCGACAGATCGATGCGCAGCACCGTGACGCCCCGTGCGGCCCACTGGCGCGCGAGCCGCGTCCACAGGCGGTTGGGGCCGATGTGATGCACGGCGCCGGAGTTGAGCATCAGCACCGCCGGACGTCCGCGTTGCGGCAGCGTGCCTTCGGGTTCGGTGAGCACGCCGAAGATCGCCGACGACGCGCTGGTGGCGATGTGGACCGGCCGCTCCGTGACTGCGTCAGCGGGAAGCCGCAACACCTCGGCGCCGGCAGACGCCACCGGCACGACGGGGCGCAGCGCGAGCGCGTCGTCCCACATCTGCACACGCCGGATCACACCCTCCATCATGAGTTGTGGCGGCACGGTGCGCTGCGGGTCCTGCATCATGTCGGCGTAGCCAGGCAAGCGCTCGACCTGCACGTCCGCGCCGAGCGCCTTGAGCGAGGTCTGCCAATCGAGACCGTCTTCGAGGTCGTCGCGCGGAATGATCAGCACGCGCGGCGCGGGGGCCTTGGGCAGGCGGCGCAGGTCGAGCTGCGAAAGGTGCTCTTCCGTCGCGCGTGTCATCACGAACCCGGCCGATTCGAGCACGTCGGCCCGAGATACGGCGGCCGTGCTGCCGCCCTGCCCGAGCATCGTCAGTTCGCGGATGTAGCCGCGCCCTCGCACCACCGGCGCAATGCTCACGAGGCCCCCCACGTCGTCGCGCCCCATGCCCGCCAGGGCCGCGAGCGTGGCCCCGAGCCGCACGCCGAACAGCACCACCTGTTGCACGCCACCGGCCGCCTTGAGGGTGTCGATGGCGGCGTTCACGCCGGCCAGCCAGCGGGCCGGCACGTCGGGCTCGAATTCGTCGCCTTCGGAATCGCCACAGCCGGCATGGTCGAAGCGCAGGCTGGGCCAACCTGCCGCGCTGAAGACCATGGCGAACTGGCGCAGGCTGCGGTGGGCGCAGACCTCCTCGAAGCCGAAGGGGTTGCACACCACCACGCCGAGGCCTCGCCGGGCTTCCGGCGCCGGCAGGTGCAGCCAGCCGAAGAGCCGAGATCCTTCCGGGCCGAAGTACAGGGGCTGTGCCGGCAGTGGCTTCATGTCGGCACCACGATGGGCACGGGGCTCCTGGCGTTCAGTGCCCACACCCAGCCCTTCAAGGGGCGGCCCGTGGAGGCGCCGGTGCGCTGCAGCGCCAGCGAGCGAGCGGCACCTGGCGCGAGGTGGAAGTCGTTGTCGACCGGGAGGTGCTCGTCGAACTGCACGTGCACATGCTGCGCGGCATGTGTGGTCGCCAGCAGCAACTCGCGACGTTCGGGCTCGTAGCGTGCGCTCAGGCCGAGGTCGTCACGCACCGGCAGCATGGGGCCGGCCGGGAAGTGGAAGGCTTCGCCGACGACCTGGCCGTCGGATGCCTTCAGTTGCGCATGCACCAGCGTCACGGGCGGCGGCCCGAATCGGTAGGCATACGACACGTCGGTGAACCCGCCCAGGTGCTGCGCCAAGGCGATGCTGGCGTCACCCCGCGCGGCCACCGCAACCGGCAGCGTGGCCTCTTCGACGAGTGCGTCGCCGTTGCCGTAGAGGCGCAGCGAAAGTTCGCCCGCGAGCGGCTCGGCGCGCTCGTTGACGAGGTGCACGGCCACGCCGTTCACCCCTTCGTCGGTGATGAGCACCGCCACCGGCTGCAGCACGCGGCGCAGCGCATAGAAGCAGGCCTTGGGCAGGCCGGTGTCGTCGACCAGTCCCCAGCCGGCACCCGCCCACAGGTCGCGCAGGAACCAGACCAGTGCGCCGCCGCAGCGCGAACCGGGACGCCGCCATTCGGTGAAGGCCGAGGCCATCACCTCGCCCGTCACCACGCGGCTGAGCGCGAGGTAGCGCTCGTGGTCGACCGAGCGCAGTTGCACCGGGTCGACCTTGCAGAGCGAGGCGAGGTAATGGTCGCGCACGTCTTCGAAGTCCCAGCCGGCGTTGAGGTCGCGCGGCGTGCGCTCCTTCCAGCCGGGGTGGTGCACGCGCAGGCCGAGGCCCCCCGGCATGCGGGCCACGGTGCGCTCGTCGGGCATGTTGGCGAAGGCCAGGCACTCGGTGGCAAAGCTCAGCGCCGACCGGCGCGCGTCGTCGAGCGGCCGCAGATAGGCCCCCACGCCGTAGTACGACGCAGTGCCGGCGTTCGCCTGGTGCGGAAATGCACCGCCATGCGCGCTCGACGGCCAATAGGGCACGCCCGGCAGTGCCGCTTCCACCGCCTCGCGCAAGGTGGTGTGAAAGAGCGCCGGCGCCCACAGCTCGCGTGGCGCACCCCACATCGCCGCCTGCTGCTCGCCCTCGCTGTTGCCGCAGACGACGGCCACGCAGGCGCGGCCTTGCCAGCGGGCCGTCTGCTGCGCCACCTCGGCGCGCACGCTGTCGAGGAAGGCCTCGTCCTGCTCGGGGTAGTCCATGTTGGCGAACATGAACTCCTGCCACACCAGCATGCCGAGTTCGTCGCAAGCGTCGAAGAAGGCGTCGCCCTCGTAGACCATGGTGCCGCCGACGCGCAGCATGTTCATGCCGGCATCGCGGGCCTGTTGCACCGCGGCGTGCAGTGCTTCGTGGCTGCTCGTGAGCGAGACCACGTCGAGCGGCGTCCAGCAGGCGCCGCGGCAGAACACCGGCACACCGTTGACCTTCAGGCCAAAGCGGCCATCGGTGGTGTCGGCTTCGATGCGTCGAAAGCCAACGGGGCGAAGACCGTGGGTGGTGGGCCCCGGGGCGTCACGCCGCTGCGCGATCAGCCTCGCGTCATAGAGCGCGGGCTCGCCGTGGGTATGGGGCCACCACAAGGCCGGCCGCTCCAGGGTGAGCGTGCCCTCGAATCGCCCGTCGACGATGGTGAGGGGCAAGCGCCAGAGCTCGCCGCCCCGGCTCAGCTCGAGTTCGATGCGTTCGATCTGTGCGTCGGCGAGATTGCCCAGCCCCCCGTGGACACGCACCTGGCCGCGGCCTTCCGCGTCGACGCTTGAATGCAATTGCGGGCGCAGTCCGCCGAGCGGATCGCGCCGCTCCCACCAGATCGCGCCCACCGGCCCGACCGGCGCGGCCGGCGGCGACCAGCCCGGCGTGCGCCCGAGCAAGGTAGTGCGGTGCCAGCGCAGCTGCTGCTGCGGGACCATCGGCACGCGCCAGCGCGGCCGCGGGCGCTTGGCGGCCAGCAGCGTGTCGAGCGCATGAAAGCGGATGTCGAGCTGGTTCTCACCCGGCACCAGTTGCGATGCGACTTCGCATTCATGCGAGAGGAACATGTTGCTGCTGTGCAAGACGGGCTGGCCGTTGAGCCACACGTCGGCCACCGTCGCCAGACCGTCGAAGCCGAGCCAGAACGGCTCGCTGTCTTCGAGCGAGGGCGGCGTGAAGCGGGTGCGGTACCACCAGTCCTCGGAATCGAAGCGGCGCGCCGGGCCGTCGAGCGACCAGCGGCCCGCATCGCGCATGAGGGCGGCGGCCGTGCCGACGTGGGGGGACGTGAGCCACTCGCCGGGGGCGAGTGCATCGAGCTGCGTCGGGGAAGTAAAGCGCCCGGGCGCGGTGGCGCAGATCTGCCACATCCCGCCCAGCACGACCCGTTGCGGGTGGTCCTGGGCTGCGGGCGTCATGTCACGGGTCAAGCGTGCGTGAGTTCGGCAACCGCGTCGCGGATGGAAGCGACGCTCGTGAAGACACTGCGCTTGAGCATGTGGTCGGCGAATTCGATGTCGAACGCGCCTTCGAGCGCCAGCATCACGTTGACGCTGGCGTGCGAGGTCATGCCGGCCTGGTAGAGATCGGTCGTCAGGTCGATCTGATCGACGGGCTTGCTCAGGCGAGCATGGTCGCGCAGCACTCCCCGGATCTTGTCTTCTATTTCTTCAGCCGTGTTCATGTCGTACCTCAAAGAATGTGCGTTGTAGTAGTTCGTGAAGGCGTGTCCAGCAGGGCCGTCACCACCGCCGCAGCGAAATCGCCGTCGTGGCTCAGGCTGAGGGCGATCTCGCTGACGCCCAGACGCTCGACCTCGGCGGCCGCGCGGCCATGCAGCGCCAGGCAGCACGCACCATTGGGCAATTTGCGGACCTCGATGTCCCGCCAGGCCACACCCGCTTCGGCCAGGTCGAACGCCTTGATCGCCGCCTCTTTCGCCGCGAAGCGCGCGGCCAGCCGTTCGGCGGCCTGCCCTTCGCCGGACGACGCATAGGCGATCTCGTCATCACTGAATAGACGTTGAGCGAAACGGGGGCCAAACCGTTCCATCGATTCGCTGACGCGCCGGATGTCGACCACGTCGAGCCCGACACGCATCCGCGCCGCCGCGGGCGTTGCGACATCGAGTCGGGAGATGGCGTTGGACATGGCGAAAACGATCCTGCAGGACACTGCTGTTGCTTAGCATGGGCGATCCTGCCCGGTCATGAAATCCCCTTCATGGAGGGGGCCATCGGCATTGGGGGTAGCAAGTTCTGATGAGGCTGTGACGTACTGCACGCAAGCCTTACCGGCGCAGCCATCATCTGCGGGATGCGCCGGTGCGATACGCGGCGCTATCCTTGCCTGATGACGCCGACAAAGGCCATACCGCCGCTTCCATGACCGCACCGACACCCCGCTTCGAGACCCTGCTCAACGCCACGCGCGAGGTCAGCAACACTGTGGCGGCAAGGCATGCGGCAGACGTCGATGCGCAGGCGCGCTTCCCGGCGGAAACCGTGGCCGCACTGCGCAGCGCTGGCGTGCTGAGTGCGCCGGTGCCGCACGCCTTCGGCGGCGCCGGCTGCACGATGCAGGAGCTGGCCCAGCTGTGCGCCACCGTGTCGCAAGGCTGCGGCGCGAGCGGCATGGTGCTTGCCATGCACTACATCCAGGTGGCTTGCGTGGCGCGCCACGGTGCCGACGATCCTTACTTTGCCGAATACCTGCGTGATCTGGTCAAGTTCCAACCGTTGCTGGCGTCGATGACCTCCGAGGTGGGCACCTTCGGCGACACCCGCTCCAGCATCTGCGCCGTCGAACGCCACGGCGCCCGCTTCTCGCTCGACAAAGACGCGACGACCGGCTCGTACTGCGCGCATGCGGATGCCATCCTCGTGACCTGCCGGCGCGATGCGCAGGCACCCAGCAGCGACCAGGTGCTGGTGCTCGTGAAGCGCGAAGACGCCACCAAGCTCGAGCAGACCACCACCTGGGACACCCTCGGCATGCGCGGCACCTGCAGCCCGGGCTTCCGGCTCGAATCGTCAGGGCCGATCGAGCAGATCGTGCCCGGCTCGTTCGCCGACATCGCGGCCGACACCATGGTGCCGTACTCGCACATTCTGTGGTCGGCGCTGTGGTGGGGCATTGCCGCCGACGCGGTCAACCGCGCCGCGACCTATGTGCGTGGCGAAGCGCGCAAGAAGCCCGGCACCGTGCCGCCGACCGCCACGCGCCTGGCCGAGGTGTCGGCGCAATTGCAGGGCATGCGCCAGCAGTGGCAGGCCTCGGCCCAGGCTTTCGATGAGGCGAGCCGGCAGGAGCTGCTCGACATGGGCTGGGCGCTGCGACTCAACAACCTGAAGATTGCCTGCTCGGAGGCTGCACCGCAGATCGTGCACCGCGCGCTGCAGATCGTGGGTGTGCTCGGCTACAAGAACGACTCGCCCTTCTCGCTCGGGCGCCACTACCGCGACGTGCTGTCGGCGTCGCTGATGATCTCGAACGAGCGCATTGCGGCGAAGAGCGCCTCGATGCTGCTGGTTCACAAAGACACCTTGGGCATCTGACGTGGTCTACGACATCGACACCTTCTACCAGGGCCTGGTCGAACACGGCCTGATCCTTCCGACCGGCATCCGCGGCGGCTACGGCCGCGGGGCGGTGTTCGAGAAGATCCTGCGCGGCTTCAACGAGCTCGTCTCGCGCACCGCCGCCGACGATGGCGCCGAGGAGCTCATGTTCCCGCCCATCGTCGCGCGCCAGCTGATCGAGAAGGTCGGCTACATGAACAGCTTCCCGCAGCTCGCCGGCTCGGTGCACAGCTTCTTCGGCAACGAGTCGCAGGCCCGCGAGATCACGGCACGCACGCAGGCCGGCGAACGCTGGGAAGACCTGCTCGACATCACCGAGGTGATGCTCACCCCCGCTGCCTGCTACCCGGTCTATCCGATCTTCAGCGGCCTGCTGCCGCAAGGCGGGAGACTGGTCACGGTGCTGAACTGGGTGTACCGCCACGAGCCTTCGGACGAACCGACACGCCTGCAATCCTTCCGCATGCGCGAGTTCATCCGCGTGGCGAGCAACGAAGACGTGGTGCAGTGGCGCAACGACTGGCTGCAACGCTCGCTCGACCTGCTGCGCGGGCTCGGCCTCGATGCCAGCAGCGACGTCGCCTCCGACCCCTTCTTCGGCCGCGCCGGCAAGATGATGGCGGCCAACCAGGTCGATCAGAAGCTCAAGTTCGAGATCCTGGTGCCGGTGATCTCGCAAGAGAAGCCGACCGCGATCTGCTCCTTCAACTGGCACCAGGACCACTTCTCCGGCAAGTTCGGCATCCGCAACGCCGACGACACGCTGGCCAGCACTGCCTGCCTCGGCTTCGGGCTGGAGCGCGTGACGCTGGCGCTCATCAAGACGCACGGCTTCGACCCCTCGCAGTGGCCCGAGGCGGTGCGCCAGCAGCTCGCGCTGTGAGCACGCCGCGAGCCTGCACCCTGCCCGGCCTGTCGCCCGAGGGCTATGCGCGCCACAGCCTGCACGGCGAGGAGCGGGTCTGGGTCGAGAAGAACTGCTACGCCGATGTGTGGATCGAACTGCTCCACTGCCTGAAGCTCGAGCCGCTCGCGCTGATGCCCTTCACGCTGGCCGCCGACTTCGAAGGCGACCACTGGACCTTCTTCAAGCCGCCCCTGCCCGACCTGCAAAAGCTCTACGGCATCGACGTGCAGGAACTCAACGTCTGGCGCCCGCTGATCGAGCATGCGGCCGAGCACCTGGCAGCCGGAAAACTGGTGAGCACCGAGGCCGACGCCTTCTGGCTGCCCGACACCGCCGGCACCGACTACCGCCAGCAGCATGTGAAGACCACCATCGTGCTCAACGATCTCGACGTGGCAGCTGAGCGCCTCGGCTACTTCCACAACGCCGGTTATTACCGGCTCGAGGGCGAAGACTTCCGGCAAATCTTTCAGCCTCGCGAACTGCCGCTCTACGCCGAGCTCGTGCGCCTGGACCGGCTGCGGCGGCACACGCCTGAGGTGTCGGCCGAGTTGTCATGGCAACTGCTCAGGGAGCACTTCGCCTGGCGTCCGGCGAGCAACCCCGTCGAGCGATTCGCCGCGCGGTTTGCGAACGACCTGCCGCAATTGCACGAGCGCGGCCTGGCGCACTATCACGCGTGGGCCTTCACCACGGTGCGCCAGCTGGGCGCGGCCTTCGAACTGGCCGCGGCTTGCCTGCGCTGGCTGCAGCCGCATCGGCCCGAGGCCCCGCTTGCGGCCGCGGCGGATCAGTTCGACGTGATCGCGCAGGAGAGCAAGGCACTGATCCTCAAGGGTGCACGGGTCGTCAACGCGCGCCGGACGTTCGATGCCGGGCAGGCCCTGGCACCGGCAGCCCAGGCCTGGGCACAGGGCATGGCCCTGCTGGAACCTGCTCTCGGTCGATCCGAAAGTTAAGGCTTCTTCAGCGAGGCCAGCACCGCCTCGGCGATCACCTTGTGGCCGAGCGAGGTGGGGTGGCCGTCGGACGTGGGCGGGTAGATCTGCACGTGCTGGCGCACCTGCTCCTCCATCGCCGCGGTCGGGTCCACATAGGCAATGCCCTTGGCCTGGAAGGCCTGCAGCAGCTCCGTCTTGTTGGCCTCTTCCAAGTCGCACAGCTTCAGGTGCGCCGGCGGCAGGCTGGCCTTGGTGGACTTGAGATAAGCACAGTAGATGCGCTCGCGCGTGGGGATCAGCACCACGCGCAGCGGGATGCCCTGCTTGTCGGCCTCGTCCTTGATCGCGGCGAAGGCGCGCTTGGTGACCTCCATGCCCTCGCGCACGGTGGGCTGCGTCTGGTCTTGCGCCGATGCGCGCTGCTGTGCGGTGAAAACCGTCTTGATGTCGGGCGCGGCCGGGTCGGACCAGCTCATGCGCTCGTCGGGCGTCATCTTGTCGGCGAGCTTCTTCTGCTCGGCCACCGCGAAGGGTGCAAGCACCGTGGTGCGCAGCAGGCCGTAGAGCACGCTGTGGCGCGAGAGCCAGTCGCGCAAGGCACCGCCCCGCTTGGTCGGCTTGGGCGCGGCTTCGCTTGGTGCCACCGCGGGTGCCACGGCGGGTGCGGAGGCTGCACCGCTCGGCCGCCAGTTGGCCCAGTTCGGCAGGTTCTGCGGCAGCATGGCGGCGTCGATGAAGTCGTTGCCGAAATAGAAGCTCACCAGCAGCTGCTTGGGTTTGAACTGCTTGGCCTGGTGGCCGGCCAGGTGCAGGTACTGCAGCGGGCCGTAGCCGCCCAGGCCCATGTTGTAGACGCTGTCGCCACTCAAGGCGGCAAGTTGCTGCGGCCAGGCGCCGTCGCGCGGCGCACCGGAGCCGTAGGTCATCGAGTCGCCGATCGCGACGATGTTCGCCTGCGCCGGGACCGAACGGTTGCGAAAGCCCAGCTCGTCGTGCCCGCCGGCACCGGGTGCGAGCTTGTGACCGAGGTACGCATCGGGCACCGGGTCGACGTTGAGGAAGTCGGCCGCGTCGACCACCAGGCGCGAGGCGCCTTCAGCCAGCACCACGGACACCGCGATCGCCACGGCCGCGAGCCCGGCAGACTGCAGCTTGCTCTTCAAGGAACTCATCTTCCTGCTTTCCAAATGAAAAAGGCGGCCACGCGGGCCGCCCAGTTCGCTTCGACGCTCAGTCGAGTTCGAAGGCCGTTTCGTAGTTCTGCTTCAGCGACGGGTCCTGCTGCTCCTTGCGCAGGTAGCAGTTGCCGACCGCCAGCACATCGAGCTCCGTGCCCATGAAGCAGCGGAACGCGTCTTCCGGCGTGCCGACGATGGGCTCGCCACGCACGTTGAAGCTGGTGTTGACCAGCACCGGGCAACCCGTCTTGCGCTCGAAGGCCGACAGCAGGCCGTGGTAGCGCGGGTTGACGTTCTTCTCGACGGTCTGGATGCGCGCCGAGTAGTCGACGTGCGTCACCGCCGGGATGTCAGAGCGCGGCACGTTGAGCTTGTCGATGCCGAAGAGCTTCTGCTGCTCGGGCGTCATCTCGAGCCGGCGCGACTTGACCACGTCGGCCACCATCAGCATGTAGGGGCTGTCGCCGTTGAGCTCGAACCACTCGGCCACCTTCTCGCGCAGCACCGAGGGTGCAAACGGGCGGAAGGACTCGCGGTACTTGACCTTCAGGTTGAGCGTCTTCTGCATCGAGGGCGAACGCGGGTCGCCGATGATGGAGCGGTTGCCGAGCGCACGCGGGCCGAACTCCATGCGGCCCTGGAACCAGCCCATGGCCTTGCCTTCGGCGAGGTCGGTGGCCGACGTTTCGAGCAGCGCCTCATCCGACAGCGTCTCGAACTTCGCACCGGCGGCCTTCAGGCGGGCCTCGATGTCGGCCTGGTCGAACTGCGGGCCGAGGTAGGAGCCACGCATCTTGTCGCCGTCGACCGTGCGCGGCTGGTCGAGCTGCATGTGATAACCCACGAGCGCCGCGCCAAGCGCACCGCCCGCGTCACCGGCGGCCGGCTGCACGTAGACGTTCTTGAAGCGCGCATCGCGCAACACCTTGCCGTTGGCCACGCAGTTGAGCGCCACGCCGCCGGCGAGGCAGAGGTTCTCGATGCCGGTCTCCTCGCGCAGCGAGCGCGTGAGCTTGAGCACGATGTCTTCGGTCACGGCCTGCAGCGAGGCGGCCAGGTCCATGTGGTGCTGCGTCAGCGGTTCGCTCGCCTTGCGCGGCGGGCCACCGAACACCTTGGCGAACTTGTCGTTCGTCATCGTGAGGCCGGTGGCGTAGTTGAAGTAGCTCATGTCCATGCGGAACGAGCCATCGGGCTTGACGTCGATCAGGTGCTTGTAGATGAGGTCGACGTACTTCGGCACGCCATAGGGCGCCAGGCCCATCACCTTGTACTCGCCGGAGTTCACCTTGAAGCCAGTGTAGTACGTCATCGCCGAGTACAGCAGCCCGAGTGAATGCGGGAAGTGGATCTCCTTGCGCACCTCGAGCTTGTGGCCGCGGCCGATGGCCACCGAGGTGGTGGCCCATTCGCCCACGCCGTCCATCGTCAGCACCACAGCTTCTTCGAAGGGCGATGGGAAGAACGCGCTGGCCGCGTGGCTCAGGTGGTGTTCGCTGAAGAGCAGTTCGCCGTTCCACTTCTTGTCGGCGTCCATCTTCTTGAAGG
This genomic window contains:
- a CDS encoding glycosyl hydrolase 2 galactose-binding domain-containing protein → MTPAAQDHPQRVVLGGMWQICATAPGRFTSPTQLDALAPGEWLTSPHVGTAAALMRDAGRWSLDGPARRFDSEDWWYRTRFTPPSLEDSEPFWLGFDGLATVADVWLNGQPVLHSSNMFLSHECEVASQLVPGENQLDIRFHALDTLLAAKRPRPRWRVPMVPQQQLRWHRTTLLGRTPGWSPPAAPVGPVGAIWWERRDPLGGLRPQLHSSVDAEGRGQVRVHGGLGNLADAQIERIELELSRGGELWRLPLTIVDGRFEGTLTLERPALWWPHTHGEPALYDARLIAQRRDAPGPTTHGLRPVGFRRIEADTTDGRFGLKVNGVPVFCRGACWTPLDVVSLTSSHEALHAAVQQARDAGMNMLRVGGTMVYEGDAFFDACDELGMLVWQEFMFANMDYPEQDEAFLDSVRAEVAQQTARWQGRACVAVVCGNSEGEQQAAMWGAPRELWAPALFHTTLREAVEAALPGVPYWPSSAHGGAFPHQANAGTASYYGVGAYLRPLDDARRSALSFATECLAFANMPDERTVARMPGGLGLRVHHPGWKERTPRDLNAGWDFEDVRDHYLASLCKVDPVQLRSVDHERYLALSRVVTGEVMASAFTEWRRPGSRCGGALVWFLRDLWAGAGWGLVDDTGLPKACFYALRRVLQPVAVLITDEGVNGVAVHLVNERAEPLAGELSLRLYGNGDALVEEATLPVAVAARGDASIALAQHLGGFTDVSYAYRFGPPPVTLVHAQLKASDGQVVGEAFHFPAGPMLPVRDDLGLSARYEPERRELLLATTHAAQHVHVQFDEHLPVDNDFHLAPGAARSLALQRTGASTGRPLKGWVWALNARSPVPIVVPT
- a CDS encoding acyl carrier protein, which translates into the protein MNTAEEIEDKIRGVLRDHARLSKPVDQIDLTTDLYQAGMTSHASVNVMLALEGAFDIEFADHMLKRSVFTSVASIRDAVAELTHA
- the acpS gene encoding holo-ACP synthase, with product MSNAISRLDVATPAAARMRVGLDVVDIRRVSESMERFGPRFAQRLFSDDEIAYASSGEGQAAERLAARFAAKEAAIKAFDLAEAGVAWRDIEVRKLPNGACCLALHGRAAAEVERLGVSEIALSLSHDGDFAAAVVTALLDTPSRTTTTHIL
- a CDS encoding acyl-CoA dehydrogenase family protein, producing MTAPTPRFETLLNATREVSNTVAARHAADVDAQARFPAETVAALRSAGVLSAPVPHAFGGAGCTMQELAQLCATVSQGCGASGMVLAMHYIQVACVARHGADDPYFAEYLRDLVKFQPLLASMTSEVGTFGDTRSSICAVERHGARFSLDKDATTGSYCAHADAILVTCRRDAQAPSSDQVLVLVKREDATKLEQTTTWDTLGMRGTCSPGFRLESSGPIEQIVPGSFADIAADTMVPYSHILWSALWWGIAADAVNRAATYVRGEARKKPGTVPPTATRLAEVSAQLQGMRQQWQASAQAFDEASRQELLDMGWALRLNNLKIACSEAAPQIVHRALQIVGVLGYKNDSPFSLGRHYRDVLSASLMISNERIAAKSASMLLVHKDTLGI
- a CDS encoding amino acid--[acyl-carrier-protein] ligase, giving the protein MVYDIDTFYQGLVEHGLILPTGIRGGYGRGAVFEKILRGFNELVSRTAADDGAEELMFPPIVARQLIEKVGYMNSFPQLAGSVHSFFGNESQAREITARTQAGERWEDLLDITEVMLTPAACYPVYPIFSGLLPQGGRLVTVLNWVYRHEPSDEPTRLQSFRMREFIRVASNEDVVQWRNDWLQRSLDLLRGLGLDASSDVASDPFFGRAGKMMAANQVDQKLKFEILVPVISQEKPTAICSFNWHQDHFSGKFGIRNADDTLASTACLGFGLERVTLALIKTHGFDPSQWPEAVRQQLAL